A portion of the Poecilia reticulata strain Guanapo linkage group LG23, Guppy_female_1.0+MT, whole genome shotgun sequence genome contains these proteins:
- the rab3ip gene encoding rab-3A-interacting protein isoform X1, with product MACSGAQSNAEALEGFHEVNLASPTTPDRQNQAEQRPPTRHSAPPASLYRAHSLAPPPAGIPTSLRADQLPTQPVYSTPRHSHNGSVPGLEAEPAEGGFLSGDDGDECGALSDSLSRLRSPSVMEVREKGYERLKEELAKAQRELLLKDEECERLSKVRDQLGQELEELTASLFQEAHKMVREANVKQANAEKQLKEALGKIDVLQAEVQALKTLVLSSPTSPVAELPPAGKAPFRKGHSRNKSTSSAMLGSQPDPAATQPIVRECREVDSQLFAEFKAWKEAPTLDRSCSFLERVYREDIHPCLAFNKSELGSAILDAVEQNTLSVEPVGFQPLPVVKASAVECGGPNGRRAALVTKCALSGQTKTCKHRIKFGDSSNYYYVSPFCRYRITAVCNFFTYIRYIHQGLVKQQDAEQMFWEVMQLRREMSYAKLGYYKDQL from the exons ATGGCCTGCAGCGGCGCTCAGAGCAACGCCGAGGCGCTGGAGGGCTTCCATGAGGTCAACCTGGCCTCGCCCACCACACCTGACCGACAG AACCAAGCAGAGCAGCGCCCCCCGACCCGCCACAGCGCCCCGCCCGCCTCCCTGTACCGCGCCCACTCTCTGGcgccgccccctgctggcatCCCCACGTCACTGCGAGCCGATCAGCTCCCCACGCAGCCGGTTTACTCCACGCCGCGGCACAGCCACAATGGAAG CGTGCCGGGCCTGGAGGCGGAGCCGGCCGAGGGCGGCTTCCTGTCCGGGGACGACGGCGACGAGTGCGGCGCGCTGAGCGACAGCCTGTCGCGGCTACGCAGCCCGTCGGTGATGGAGGTCAGGGAGAAGGGATACGAGAGGCTGAAGGAGGAGCTGGCCAAGGCTCAGAGG gagCTGCTGTTGAAGGATGAGGAGTGTGAGAGGTTGTCTAAAGTCAGAGACCAGCTCGGccaggagctggaggagctcaCCGCCAGTCTCTTCCAG GAGGCTCATAAGATGGTGAGAGAGGCAAACGTGAAGCAGGCGAATGCAGAGAAACAGCTGAAGGAAGCTCTGGGCAAG ATCGACGTCCTGCAGGCGGAGGTCCAGGCCCTGAAGACGCTGGTCCTCTCCTCCCCCACGTCCCCCGTCGCCGAGCTCCCGCCTGCAGGCAAGGCTCCCTTCAGGAAGGGCCACAGCCGCAACAAGAGCACCTCGTCCGCCATGTTGGGGTCGCAGCCCGACCCGGCCGCCACGCAGCCCATCGTCAGGGAGTGCAGGGAG GTGGACAGTCAGCTGTTCGCTGAGTTTAAAGCGTGGAAGGAGGCGCCGACGCTGGACcggagctgcagcttcctggaGAGAGTTTACCGGGAAGACATCCACCCCTGCCTCGCCTTCAACAAGAGCGAG CTGGGTTCGGCCATCTTGGACGCCGTGGAGCAGAACACGCTGAGCGTGGAGCCGGTGGGTTTCCAGCCGCTTCCTGTGGTCAAAGCGTCGGCGGTGGAATGCGGCGGCCCAAA CGGGCGAAGGGCGGCGCTCGTCAC AAAGTGCGCCCTGAGCGGTCAGACCAAAACCTGTAAGCACAGAATCAAGTTTGGAGACTCGTCCAACTATTACTACGTTTCTCCTTTCTGCAGATACAGA ATCACAGCGGTGTGTAATTTCTTCACCTACATTCGCTACATCCACCAGGGTTTGGTCAAGCAGCAGGACG cagagcagatgttctgggaGGTGATGCAGCTCCGCAGGGAAATGTCCTACGCAAAGCTCGGATACTACAAGGACCAGCTGTGA
- the rab3ip gene encoding rab-3A-interacting protein isoform X5, with translation MACSGAQSNAEALEGFHEVNLASPTTPDRQNQAEQRPPTRHSAPPASLYRAHSLAPPPAGIPTSLRADQLPTQPVYSTPRHSHNGSVPGLEAEPAEGGFLSGDDGDECGALSDSLSRLRSPSVMEVREKGYERLKEELAKAQREAHKMVREANVKQANAEKQLKEALGKIDVLQAEVQALKTLVLSSPTSPVAELPPAGKAPFRKGHSRNKSTSSAMLGSQPDPAATQPIVRECREVDSQLFAEFKAWKEAPTLDRSCSFLERVYREDIHPCLAFNKSELGSAILDAVEQNTLSVEPVGFQPLPVVKASAVECGGPNGRRAALVTKCALSGQTKTCKHRIKFGDSSNYYYVSPFCRYRITAVCNFFTYIRYIHQGLVKQQDAEQMFWEVMQLRREMSYAKLGYYKDQL, from the exons ATGGCCTGCAGCGGCGCTCAGAGCAACGCCGAGGCGCTGGAGGGCTTCCATGAGGTCAACCTGGCCTCGCCCACCACACCTGACCGACAG AACCAAGCAGAGCAGCGCCCCCCGACCCGCCACAGCGCCCCGCCCGCCTCCCTGTACCGCGCCCACTCTCTGGcgccgccccctgctggcatCCCCACGTCACTGCGAGCCGATCAGCTCCCCACGCAGCCGGTTTACTCCACGCCGCGGCACAGCCACAATGGAAG CGTGCCGGGCCTGGAGGCGGAGCCGGCCGAGGGCGGCTTCCTGTCCGGGGACGACGGCGACGAGTGCGGCGCGCTGAGCGACAGCCTGTCGCGGCTACGCAGCCCGTCGGTGATGGAGGTCAGGGAGAAGGGATACGAGAGGCTGAAGGAGGAGCTGGCCAAGGCTCAGAGG GAGGCTCATAAGATGGTGAGAGAGGCAAACGTGAAGCAGGCGAATGCAGAGAAACAGCTGAAGGAAGCTCTGGGCAAG ATCGACGTCCTGCAGGCGGAGGTCCAGGCCCTGAAGACGCTGGTCCTCTCCTCCCCCACGTCCCCCGTCGCCGAGCTCCCGCCTGCAGGCAAGGCTCCCTTCAGGAAGGGCCACAGCCGCAACAAGAGCACCTCGTCCGCCATGTTGGGGTCGCAGCCCGACCCGGCCGCCACGCAGCCCATCGTCAGGGAGTGCAGGGAG GTGGACAGTCAGCTGTTCGCTGAGTTTAAAGCGTGGAAGGAGGCGCCGACGCTGGACcggagctgcagcttcctggaGAGAGTTTACCGGGAAGACATCCACCCCTGCCTCGCCTTCAACAAGAGCGAG CTGGGTTCGGCCATCTTGGACGCCGTGGAGCAGAACACGCTGAGCGTGGAGCCGGTGGGTTTCCAGCCGCTTCCTGTGGTCAAAGCGTCGGCGGTGGAATGCGGCGGCCCAAA CGGGCGAAGGGCGGCGCTCGTCAC AAAGTGCGCCCTGAGCGGTCAGACCAAAACCTGTAAGCACAGAATCAAGTTTGGAGACTCGTCCAACTATTACTACGTTTCTCCTTTCTGCAGATACAGA ATCACAGCGGTGTGTAATTTCTTCACCTACATTCGCTACATCCACCAGGGTTTGGTCAAGCAGCAGGACG cagagcagatgttctgggaGGTGATGCAGCTCCGCAGGGAAATGTCCTACGCAAAGCTCGGATACTACAAGGACCAGCTGTGA
- the rab3ip gene encoding rab-3A-interacting protein isoform X2 produces the protein MACSGAQSNAEALEGFHEVNLASPTTPDRQNQAEQRPPTRHSAPPASLYRAHSLAPPPAGIPTSLRADQLPTQPVYSTPRHSHNGSVPGLEAEPAEGGFLSGDDGDECGALSDSLSRLRSPSVMEVREKGYERLKEELAKAQRELLLKDEECERLSKVRDQLGQELEELTASLFQEAHKMVREANVKQANAEKQLKEALGKIDVLQAEVQALKTLVLSSPTSPVAELPPAGKAPFRKGHSRNKSTSSAMLGSQPDPAATQPIVRECREVDSQLFAEFKAWKEAPTLDRSCSFLERVYREDIHPCLAFNKSELGSAILDAVEQNTLSVEPVGFQPLPVVKASAVECGGPNGRRAALVTKCALSGQTKTCKHRIKFGDSSNYYYVSPFCRYRITAVCNFFTYIRYIHQGLVKQQDEQMFWEVMQLRREMSYAKLGYYKDQL, from the exons ATGGCCTGCAGCGGCGCTCAGAGCAACGCCGAGGCGCTGGAGGGCTTCCATGAGGTCAACCTGGCCTCGCCCACCACACCTGACCGACAG AACCAAGCAGAGCAGCGCCCCCCGACCCGCCACAGCGCCCCGCCCGCCTCCCTGTACCGCGCCCACTCTCTGGcgccgccccctgctggcatCCCCACGTCACTGCGAGCCGATCAGCTCCCCACGCAGCCGGTTTACTCCACGCCGCGGCACAGCCACAATGGAAG CGTGCCGGGCCTGGAGGCGGAGCCGGCCGAGGGCGGCTTCCTGTCCGGGGACGACGGCGACGAGTGCGGCGCGCTGAGCGACAGCCTGTCGCGGCTACGCAGCCCGTCGGTGATGGAGGTCAGGGAGAAGGGATACGAGAGGCTGAAGGAGGAGCTGGCCAAGGCTCAGAGG gagCTGCTGTTGAAGGATGAGGAGTGTGAGAGGTTGTCTAAAGTCAGAGACCAGCTCGGccaggagctggaggagctcaCCGCCAGTCTCTTCCAG GAGGCTCATAAGATGGTGAGAGAGGCAAACGTGAAGCAGGCGAATGCAGAGAAACAGCTGAAGGAAGCTCTGGGCAAG ATCGACGTCCTGCAGGCGGAGGTCCAGGCCCTGAAGACGCTGGTCCTCTCCTCCCCCACGTCCCCCGTCGCCGAGCTCCCGCCTGCAGGCAAGGCTCCCTTCAGGAAGGGCCACAGCCGCAACAAGAGCACCTCGTCCGCCATGTTGGGGTCGCAGCCCGACCCGGCCGCCACGCAGCCCATCGTCAGGGAGTGCAGGGAG GTGGACAGTCAGCTGTTCGCTGAGTTTAAAGCGTGGAAGGAGGCGCCGACGCTGGACcggagctgcagcttcctggaGAGAGTTTACCGGGAAGACATCCACCCCTGCCTCGCCTTCAACAAGAGCGAG CTGGGTTCGGCCATCTTGGACGCCGTGGAGCAGAACACGCTGAGCGTGGAGCCGGTGGGTTTCCAGCCGCTTCCTGTGGTCAAAGCGTCGGCGGTGGAATGCGGCGGCCCAAA CGGGCGAAGGGCGGCGCTCGTCAC AAAGTGCGCCCTGAGCGGTCAGACCAAAACCTGTAAGCACAGAATCAAGTTTGGAGACTCGTCCAACTATTACTACGTTTCTCCTTTCTGCAGATACAGA ATCACAGCGGTGTGTAATTTCTTCACCTACATTCGCTACATCCACCAGGGTTTGGTCAAGCAGCAGGACG agcagatgttctgggaGGTGATGCAGCTCCGCAGGGAAATGTCCTACGCAAAGCTCGGATACTACAAGGACCAGCTGTGA
- the rab3ip gene encoding rab-3A-interacting protein isoform X3: MACSGAQSNAEALEGFHEVNLASPTTPDRQNQAEQRPPTRHSAPPASLYRAHSLAPPPAGIPTSLRADQLPTQPVYSTPRHSHNGSVPGLEAEPAEGGFLSGDDGDECGALSDSLSRLRSPSVMEVREKGYERLKEELAKAQRELLLKDEECERLSKVRDQLGQELEELTASLFQEAHKMVREANVKQANAEKQLKEALGKIDVLQAEVQALKTLVLSSPTSPVAELPPAGKAPFRKGHSRNKSTSSAMLGSQPDPAATQPIVRECREVDSQLFAEFKAWKEAPTLDRSCSFLERVYREDIHPCLAFNKSELGSAILDAVEQNTLSVEPVGFQPLPVVKASAVECGGPKKCALSGQTKTCKHRIKFGDSSNYYYVSPFCRYRITAVCNFFTYIRYIHQGLVKQQDAEQMFWEVMQLRREMSYAKLGYYKDQL, encoded by the exons ATGGCCTGCAGCGGCGCTCAGAGCAACGCCGAGGCGCTGGAGGGCTTCCATGAGGTCAACCTGGCCTCGCCCACCACACCTGACCGACAG AACCAAGCAGAGCAGCGCCCCCCGACCCGCCACAGCGCCCCGCCCGCCTCCCTGTACCGCGCCCACTCTCTGGcgccgccccctgctggcatCCCCACGTCACTGCGAGCCGATCAGCTCCCCACGCAGCCGGTTTACTCCACGCCGCGGCACAGCCACAATGGAAG CGTGCCGGGCCTGGAGGCGGAGCCGGCCGAGGGCGGCTTCCTGTCCGGGGACGACGGCGACGAGTGCGGCGCGCTGAGCGACAGCCTGTCGCGGCTACGCAGCCCGTCGGTGATGGAGGTCAGGGAGAAGGGATACGAGAGGCTGAAGGAGGAGCTGGCCAAGGCTCAGAGG gagCTGCTGTTGAAGGATGAGGAGTGTGAGAGGTTGTCTAAAGTCAGAGACCAGCTCGGccaggagctggaggagctcaCCGCCAGTCTCTTCCAG GAGGCTCATAAGATGGTGAGAGAGGCAAACGTGAAGCAGGCGAATGCAGAGAAACAGCTGAAGGAAGCTCTGGGCAAG ATCGACGTCCTGCAGGCGGAGGTCCAGGCCCTGAAGACGCTGGTCCTCTCCTCCCCCACGTCCCCCGTCGCCGAGCTCCCGCCTGCAGGCAAGGCTCCCTTCAGGAAGGGCCACAGCCGCAACAAGAGCACCTCGTCCGCCATGTTGGGGTCGCAGCCCGACCCGGCCGCCACGCAGCCCATCGTCAGGGAGTGCAGGGAG GTGGACAGTCAGCTGTTCGCTGAGTTTAAAGCGTGGAAGGAGGCGCCGACGCTGGACcggagctgcagcttcctggaGAGAGTTTACCGGGAAGACATCCACCCCTGCCTCGCCTTCAACAAGAGCGAG CTGGGTTCGGCCATCTTGGACGCCGTGGAGCAGAACACGCTGAGCGTGGAGCCGGTGGGTTTCCAGCCGCTTCCTGTGGTCAAAGCGTCGGCGGTGGAATGCGGCGGCCCAAA AAAGTGCGCCCTGAGCGGTCAGACCAAAACCTGTAAGCACAGAATCAAGTTTGGAGACTCGTCCAACTATTACTACGTTTCTCCTTTCTGCAGATACAGA ATCACAGCGGTGTGTAATTTCTTCACCTACATTCGCTACATCCACCAGGGTTTGGTCAAGCAGCAGGACG cagagcagatgttctgggaGGTGATGCAGCTCCGCAGGGAAATGTCCTACGCAAAGCTCGGATACTACAAGGACCAGCTGTGA
- the rab3ip gene encoding rab-3A-interacting protein isoform X4 has translation MNQAEQRPPTRHSAPPASLYRAHSLAPPPAGIPTSLRADQLPTQPVYSTPRHSHNGSVPGLEAEPAEGGFLSGDDGDECGALSDSLSRLRSPSVMEVREKGYERLKEELAKAQRELLLKDEECERLSKVRDQLGQELEELTASLFQEAHKMVREANVKQANAEKQLKEALGKIDVLQAEVQALKTLVLSSPTSPVAELPPAGKAPFRKGHSRNKSTSSAMLGSQPDPAATQPIVRECREVDSQLFAEFKAWKEAPTLDRSCSFLERVYREDIHPCLAFNKSELGSAILDAVEQNTLSVEPVGFQPLPVVKASAVECGGPNGRRAALVTKCALSGQTKTCKHRIKFGDSSNYYYVSPFCRYRITAVCNFFTYIRYIHQGLVKQQDAEQMFWEVMQLRREMSYAKLGYYKDQL, from the exons AACCAAGCAGAGCAGCGCCCCCCGACCCGCCACAGCGCCCCGCCCGCCTCCCTGTACCGCGCCCACTCTCTGGcgccgccccctgctggcatCCCCACGTCACTGCGAGCCGATCAGCTCCCCACGCAGCCGGTTTACTCCACGCCGCGGCACAGCCACAATGGAAG CGTGCCGGGCCTGGAGGCGGAGCCGGCCGAGGGCGGCTTCCTGTCCGGGGACGACGGCGACGAGTGCGGCGCGCTGAGCGACAGCCTGTCGCGGCTACGCAGCCCGTCGGTGATGGAGGTCAGGGAGAAGGGATACGAGAGGCTGAAGGAGGAGCTGGCCAAGGCTCAGAGG gagCTGCTGTTGAAGGATGAGGAGTGTGAGAGGTTGTCTAAAGTCAGAGACCAGCTCGGccaggagctggaggagctcaCCGCCAGTCTCTTCCAG GAGGCTCATAAGATGGTGAGAGAGGCAAACGTGAAGCAGGCGAATGCAGAGAAACAGCTGAAGGAAGCTCTGGGCAAG ATCGACGTCCTGCAGGCGGAGGTCCAGGCCCTGAAGACGCTGGTCCTCTCCTCCCCCACGTCCCCCGTCGCCGAGCTCCCGCCTGCAGGCAAGGCTCCCTTCAGGAAGGGCCACAGCCGCAACAAGAGCACCTCGTCCGCCATGTTGGGGTCGCAGCCCGACCCGGCCGCCACGCAGCCCATCGTCAGGGAGTGCAGGGAG GTGGACAGTCAGCTGTTCGCTGAGTTTAAAGCGTGGAAGGAGGCGCCGACGCTGGACcggagctgcagcttcctggaGAGAGTTTACCGGGAAGACATCCACCCCTGCCTCGCCTTCAACAAGAGCGAG CTGGGTTCGGCCATCTTGGACGCCGTGGAGCAGAACACGCTGAGCGTGGAGCCGGTGGGTTTCCAGCCGCTTCCTGTGGTCAAAGCGTCGGCGGTGGAATGCGGCGGCCCAAA CGGGCGAAGGGCGGCGCTCGTCAC AAAGTGCGCCCTGAGCGGTCAGACCAAAACCTGTAAGCACAGAATCAAGTTTGGAGACTCGTCCAACTATTACTACGTTTCTCCTTTCTGCAGATACAGA ATCACAGCGGTGTGTAATTTCTTCACCTACATTCGCTACATCCACCAGGGTTTGGTCAAGCAGCAGGACG cagagcagatgttctgggaGGTGATGCAGCTCCGCAGGGAAATGTCCTACGCAAAGCTCGGATACTACAAGGACCAGCTGTGA